In the Dendrosporobacter quercicolus genome, TTTGCACCGTTTTAATCAAAGTAATGGCGGGGTAGATATGGCCACCTGTTCCCCCGCCCGAAACAATTATCCGCATCGCAAGACGCCTCCTGTATTGAGCTAATTGCCCTTACGGCTTTATCCCGGCCGCTAATGCGCCGTTACTTCAGGCTGACATACCGGGATATATTCAGCAATATGCCGACACCGGCCAAGGTAAAAATCAGTGAAGAACCGCCAAAGCTTAAAAAGGGCAGCGGTATTCCGGTAACCGGCATGGAAGCAGTTACCACCGCAATATTCATCAAGGCCTGCACCATAATCATAGTAGTCAGTCCTGTGGCCAGAATACTGCCATAAATATCCGGAGCTGAAATGGCAACCTTCAGCCCCCGCCAGGCAAACAGGAAAAAAAGTACGATGACGGTAAGCGTACCAATCAATCCCAGTTCTTCACCCAAAATGGCAAAAATGAAATCGGTATGCGGCTCGGGTAAATACAAAAATTTCTCTCTGCTCCGGCCCAGGCCTACCCCAAACAGTCCGCCTGAACCAATGGCATACAGCGACTGAATAATGTGATATCCCGTATCCAGCGGATCAGCCCACGGGTCACTAAAAGCCAGCAGGCGCTTCATCCGGTAAGGCTCGAACAGCACCGCCGCAATGATCCCGGCTACCCCAGCCGCCCCCAGTGACCCCAAATGCTTCAATTTGGCTCCGGCAACAAACAATAGTACAAATACCGTGCCGCCAATTGATAAGGCGGTACCTAGATCAGGTTCTTTCAAAATCAACCCAAAGACCACCAGCAGCATTAAGAGCTGTGGTACGACCCCTTTGATAAAGCTGCCGATTTTTTCCTGATGTTTTGCCAAACTGCCTGCCGTAAACAGCACCATACTTAACTTGGCAATTTCCGAAGGCTGCAGATAAAGCGAACCAAATCCCAGCCAGCGCCTGGCGCCATTGACGACCTTGCCCAGTCCCGGCACCAGCACCAGCACCAATAGCACCAAAGTTACAAGCATCATTGGCTTGGCCAGCTTGCGCCAGACATGGTAGTCAAGATTCATGGTGAAAATCATGCACAATAAGCCTAAAGAAGCCCAAATCATTTGCCGTTTGAGAAAATAATAGCTGTCATTAAAATTAACATAGGCTGAAACCGCACTTGAACTATACACCATAATTACGCCAATTCCCAGCAGTGCTATCACCGCAAAAAAGATGATAAAATCAGGCGACTTAGGTCTAGCGGCCAAAGGATTTCCCTCCTACCCCAATTTACGGACCAGATTTTTGAATGTTTTACCCCGCTCCTCATAATTCGCAAACATATCATAGCTGGAACAAGCCGGTGACAGCAGGACGATTTGCCCCGGCTTTGCCAGATGATGAGCCAGAATCACCGCTTCATCCAAGGATGGCGCAGTATGGATATTGACGACTCCAGCCTTAATAGCCGCTGCCCGAAACCGGTCTTTGGCCTCGCCAAGCAAGATCAGCTGATCAACCTTTTCCTTGATTAAGCCGGTAAATTCCGCTAGATCAGTCATTTTATCACGGCCGCCGGCAATCAGAATAACATTGCCCGCGAAAGCCTCAAGCGCCTTAATGGACGACTCCGGATTCGTCGCCTTAGAGTCATTGTAATACTCGGCGCCATTGATTCCGGCGACAAATTCAATCCGGTGCTCCACTCCCTGAAAGGTTTTAATCACCGCAGCCAAGCGCGCGGGTTCTACCCCGGCCAGAAAGGCCACGCCGCAGGCGGCCAAAACATTCTCAACATTATGAGCGCCTTTAATTTTGAGATCTGCCACCGGACAGATTACATAGGTTTGGTCATCCCAGGCAATCGTGAAGCTTCCCTGTTGGACAAATACGCCCTGCGGCAGCTGTTCCTTTCGGCTGAAATACATTACCTTAGCCGCAGCCCGCTCAGCCATCGGCCGGATTTTCTCATCATCATAATTCAATACCAAATAATCCGCCGGAGTCTGATTCTTAAAAATGTGTTCTTTGGTTTGTTGGTATAAGTCAATGGAATGGTGGCGGTCAAGATGATCGGGCGTTATATTCAGCACCGCAGCGATCTGCGGGCGGAAATTGATAATCCCTTCTAACTGGAAACTGGATATTTCCGCAACCACCAACCCGTTTGCGCCGATGGTTTCCACTTCTTTACTTAACGCCGCGCCGATATTTCCGCCAACCACGATATCCCGGCCGGTAGTTCTAAGCATATCGCCAATCAGCGTAGTCGTCGTCGTTTTGCCGTTTGTGCCGGTAATCGCAACAATCGGTGCGCGGCATAAGCGGTAAGCAACTTCAATTTCGCTCATCACTGTAATCCCCAGCGCCTTAGCCGTTTGAACAAGCGGTAAATGAATCGATATACCCGGCGATACAATCAAATAATCAATATCTGCCAGCAGACTTTCATCCTGCCGGCCGAATATCAGTTGAATGCCGCACCGTTCTAAAAAGGTAAAATCCTGCTGGATTTTGGAGGCTGATTTGGCGTCATTGAGAATTACCCGGCCGCCATGCTTTTGTAAAATACCGGCTACCGCGATACCGCTGACCCCCGCGCCAAGCACCAGAATCGTTTTATGTTTAAATTCCACCCTATATACCTCCTGACTGGGTAACTGCCAATATAACCAATGCGATTGCGCTGAATACCGCTCCGACCAGCCAAAAAACAGTAACAACTTTATTTTCCGACCAGCCGGCCAATTCAAAATGGTGATGAATTGGACTCATTAAGAATACCCGCCGTCCGGTTGATTTAAATGAAATCACCTGAATAATGACCGACAGAGCTTCAATGACAAAAACACCGCCCACGATGACCAGGAGCAATTCCGTCTTGGTCATGACCGAAACAGCGGCCAGCGCCCCGCCTAAAGCCAATGAGCCAGTGTCGCCCATAAAAACCTTGGCCGGATGGGCGTTATAGCGCAGGAAACCCAAAGTAGCTCCCGCGAGTGCGACGCAGAATATGGCCAGCTCGGGCTTGGCAAAATGCATACAGATAATGGCATAAGCCAGTGCTGCAACCGTAGTAGTGCCGGCTGCCAGGCCGTCAAGGCCATCGGTAAGGTTGACGGCGTTGGTTGTTCCTACAAGCACCAGAAAGATCAAAATGTAATACAGCGCCCCCAAATCCACATGAATGCCCAGCAAAGGAATCCATAAATCTGTCTGGCGTCCCATATAATTGATGGCAATATAACATAAGGCAATCGCCATGATGATCTGGCCCAATAATTTCTGTCTGGCTTTAAGGCCGAGCGAACGCTTGAGCACCACTTTGATAAAATCGTCGACAAAGCCCAGCAACCCATGCCCCAGCGTAACGAAGAGCGCCAGCCATACTTCCAGGCTGGAACCGGCAAAATACACTGCCGGAACAATTAAGGCCGCTAAAATAATGATCCCCCCCATGGTCGGGGTTCCTGCTTTAGCATAATGCCGTTCGGGCCCTTCCTGGCGAATACTTTGACCAAATTTCAATTGCCGGAGTAATGGAATAATGACTGGTCCGCCGATAATTGCGATGATAAAAGCCATTACTGCGGCATAAAACAATTCATGCATGATAAGCCTCCCCGGACGTTTACGACAACTTCTCCAATATTTTCTCCATCTTCATGCCGCGTGACCCTTTGAGTAAAATAGTGTCCTCAGGCTTTAGTATTGCCCGCAGATACTCAGCCGCCTGTTGATGGCTGTCGCAGACTCTGGCTGCGGCTACTCCGTGCAGCCGGGCGGTCTGGGCAATATGAGCAGCCAGCGGTCCGATGGTCACAACAATATCCACGCCGCTTTCCGCCAGTTTCCGTCCGGCCTCGCAATGCGCGTCAACAGCTATCGCTCCAAGCTCCAGCATATCCCCCAATACAGCGATGCGTCTGCCGGGCGCAACTTCTTTTAACGTATCAATTGCCGCCGCCATGGACATCGGGCTGGCATTATAAGCATCATTAATGATATGGTACTTGCCAAGCTTCTCCATTGACAACCGCATAGCGCCTGGCGTAAACAGGGTTAACCCGGCTTTTATTTCAGCAGTGCTCAGCCCTAGCTCCAGCCCTGCGGCAATGGCGGCCAGCGCATTATAAACATTGTGCCGGCCGACAGCCGGAATTTCAACTGTAAAACCCGTCTGCTCCCACACACAGTCAAATACCGTCCCGCCGCCCTTGCTGATGATATTGGCCGCCCTTACCTGACAGGGGTGCTGAATGCCGTAAAAGACAACCCGGGCGGAGCTTTTGCTCTGCATTGCCCGTACATAATCATTGTCGGCATTAAGAATAACTACTCCGTCGGCAGGTATTGCCTCAACCAGTTCAGCTTTCGCTGCGGCAATATTATCAAGCGAACCGAGCAGCTCCAGGTGAGTTTCGCCGACATTGGTCACAATGCCAATGGTTGGCCTGGCAAGAAAAGCCAGCTCACGGATCTCACCCAAGCCGCGCATTCCCATTTCCACCACCGCCGCCTGATGCCCGCTGGCTAATTGAAGCAGCGTAAACGGCAACCCAATTTCGTTATTATAATTGGCCTGGGTTTTCAATACGGAAAACCGGCTGGCTAATACGGCGGCAGTAAAATCCTTGGTTGTTGTCTTGCCATTGGAACCGGTGACAGCCACCAATGGAATGGTAAATTTAGCCCGGTGCCAGGCGGCAATGGCCTGATAAGCCTTTAAGGTGTCCGGTACCGCAATTACGGAGACATTGGCGGGGATGTTCAGGCCGGTCCTGCTGATTAGCACCCCGGCTGCACCGTTTAATACGGCCTGCTCAATAAAGTTATGCCCGTCAAAGCGCTCCCCTGCTATCGCCACAAATAAATTACCGGCCCGGATGGTTCGCGAATCAGTCGCAACACCGGTGAAATCTGACCCCGCCCGATTGGCGATGCTGCCGCCGGTAACCCGGCCTATTTCGTCAACATTAAATGCAGCCATCAGCGTAGCCCCCTGAGAATTTGCCGGGCTATTTGACGGTCATCAAAAGAGATGGTCTGATCTTTTAATATTTGATAAGTCTCATGGCCTTTTCCGGCAATAATGACAATATCATCACGGCCGGCTAGCGTTAAGGCCCTGGTAATTGCCTGGCGGCGGTCGACAATCTTCTCATACTTTTTGTCGGCCGCCAGTTCCGGCTTAATGCCTGCTTCAATTTCAGTTAAAATAAAATCCGGATCTTCACTGCGCGGGTTATCAGAGGTGGCAATGATGACATCCGCCATTTGCGCAGCTATTTTACCCATCACCGGCCGCTTGGTCCGGTCTCTGTCCCCGCCGCAGCCAAAGACTGCGATAATCCGCCGTTTGGCAAACTGCCTGGCTGTCCGCAAAATATTTTCCAGACCGTCAGGCGTATGGGCGTAGTCAACAATCACCGCAAAGTCCTGGCCTTCATCCACCAGTTCAAACCGGCCCGGCACGCTGCTAAAGCTTTCCAGCGACTGCCTGATCAGCTTAATATCCACACCCTCAGCCAAGGCTGCGCCAATGGCCCCCAGAACATTATATACGTTAAATATACCGGTTATTTTTAAGGCCAAAGCAAAATCCCCCAGCCAGCTGGCAACATGAAACCTGGCTCCGGCGGCTTGAACATCAATTGACTGCGCCTGGATATCGGCGGCCTGGTTAATTGCGTAAGTGATTGCCCGGCAGTTCGTATTGGCCAGCATAGCTGAACCTGCGTCATCATCGATATTGATGACGGCGGCTTTATTGCCCTTATGGCCGTCCTGCCGGCCAAGCAGCCGGAACAGTTCGGCCTTGGCATCAATATAGTTTTCAAAAGTAAGATGAAAATCCAGATGATCGCGGGTAACATTGGTAAATACGCCGACATCAAATTCACAGCCGGCAACCCTGTTCAAGGCCAGAGCATGTGAGGATACCTCCATAATTACATAATCAATGCCGGCGTTAACCATTTCAGCCAGCACGGTTTGCAATTCGACAACATCCGGCGTGGTATTTTTAACC is a window encoding:
- the spoVE gene encoding stage V sporulation protein E; translation: MAARPKSPDFIIFFAVIALLGIGVIMVYSSSAVSAYVNFNDSYYFLKRQMIWASLGLLCMIFTMNLDYHVWRKLAKPMMLVTLVLLVLVLVPGLGKVVNGARRWLGFGSLYLQPSEIAKLSMVLFTAGSLAKHQEKIGSFIKGVVPQLLMLLVVFGLILKEPDLGTALSIGGTVFVLLFVAGAKLKHLGSLGAAGVAGIIAAVLFEPYRMKRLLAFSDPWADPLDTGYHIIQSLYAIGSGGLFGVGLGRSREKFLYLPEPHTDFIFAILGEELGLIGTLTVIVLFFLFAWRGLKVAISAPDIYGSILATGLTTMIMVQALMNIAVVTASMPVTGIPLPFLSFGGSSLIFTLAGVGILLNISRYVSLK
- the murD gene encoding UDP-N-acetylmuramoyl-L-alanine--D-glutamate ligase codes for the protein MEFKHKTILVLGAGVSGIAVAGILQKHGGRVILNDAKSASKIQQDFTFLERCGIQLIFGRQDESLLADIDYLIVSPGISIHLPLVQTAKALGITVMSEIEVAYRLCRAPIVAITGTNGKTTTTTLIGDMLRTTGRDIVVGGNIGAALSKEVETIGANGLVVAEISSFQLEGIINFRPQIAAVLNITPDHLDRHHSIDLYQQTKEHIFKNQTPADYLVLNYDDEKIRPMAERAAAKVMYFSRKEQLPQGVFVQQGSFTIAWDDQTYVICPVADLKIKGAHNVENVLAACGVAFLAGVEPARLAAVIKTFQGVEHRIEFVAGINGAEYYNDSKATNPESSIKALEAFAGNVILIAGGRDKMTDLAEFTGLIKEKVDQLILLGEAKDRFRAAAIKAGVVNIHTAPSLDEAVILAHHLAKPGQIVLLSPACSSYDMFANYEERGKTFKNLVRKLG
- the mraY gene encoding phospho-N-acetylmuramoyl-pentapeptide-transferase, whose protein sequence is MHELFYAAVMAFIIAIIGGPVIIPLLRQLKFGQSIRQEGPERHYAKAGTPTMGGIIILAALIVPAVYFAGSSLEVWLALFVTLGHGLLGFVDDFIKVVLKRSLGLKARQKLLGQIIMAIALCYIAINYMGRQTDLWIPLLGIHVDLGALYYILIFLVLVGTTNAVNLTDGLDGLAAGTTTVAALAYAIICMHFAKPELAIFCVALAGATLGFLRYNAHPAKVFMGDTGSLALGGALAAVSVMTKTELLLVIVGGVFVIEALSVIIQVISFKSTGRRVFLMSPIHHHFELAGWSENKVVTVFWLVGAVFSAIALVILAVTQSGGI
- a CDS encoding UDP-N-acetylmuramoyl-tripeptide--D-alanyl-D-alanine ligase codes for the protein MAAFNVDEIGRVTGGSIANRAGSDFTGVATDSRTIRAGNLFVAIAGERFDGHNFIEQAVLNGAAGVLISRTGLNIPANVSVIAVPDTLKAYQAIAAWHRAKFTIPLVAVTGSNGKTTTKDFTAAVLASRFSVLKTQANYNNEIGLPFTLLQLASGHQAAVVEMGMRGLGEIRELAFLARPTIGIVTNVGETHLELLGSLDNIAAAKAELVEAIPADGVVILNADNDYVRAMQSKSSARVVFYGIQHPCQVRAANIISKGGGTVFDCVWEQTGFTVEIPAVGRHNVYNALAAIAAGLELGLSTAEIKAGLTLFTPGAMRLSMEKLGKYHIINDAYNASPMSMAAAIDTLKEVAPGRRIAVLGDMLELGAIAVDAHCEAGRKLAESGVDIVVTIGPLAAHIAQTARLHGVAAARVCDSHQQAAEYLRAILKPEDTILLKGSRGMKMEKILEKLS
- a CDS encoding UDP-N-acetylmuramoyl-L-alanyl-D-glutamate--2,6-diaminopimelate ligase, with protein sequence MEKNLTELLALLSTAEVEGDKNKTIKVVAYDSREVVEGTLFICLSGSKVDGHSYINQAYAAGAVAVLVEKPVKAPAGLTVIQVPSTRQAMQAVVPYFFDYPARKLRMIGVTGTNGKTTTTYLIRSILKQAGFRVGISGTIQTLIEDRILPVKNTTPDVVELQTVLAEMVNAGIDYVIMEVSSHALALNRVAGCEFDVGVFTNVTRDHLDFHLTFENYIDAKAELFRLLGRQDGHKGNKAAVINIDDDAGSAMLANTNCRAITYAINQAADIQAQSIDVQAAGARFHVASWLGDFALALKITGIFNVYNVLGAIGAALAEGVDIKLIRQSLESFSSVPGRFELVDEGQDFAVIVDYAHTPDGLENILRTARQFAKRRIIAVFGCGGDRDRTKRPVMGKIAAQMADVIIATSDNPRSEDPDFILTEIEAGIKPELAADKKYEKIVDRRQAITRALTLAGRDDIVIIAGKGHETYQILKDQTISFDDRQIARQILRGLR